In Merismopedia glauca CCAP 1448/3, the genomic stretch CTATAATGGTTTGACCGAACTGCCGCAGCCGAATTCCCGCCCGTGCTAGATCGGGATTAGCCGCAATCAGTCCAAAAATGTTCCTTTTCGCCGGATCGCTGTCCCAGCCCAAGAGAAAATCGGGACTACTCAGGTGAAAAAAAGAAAGTGCGTGAGATTGAGTAATTTGCGCCAAATTCATCATCCGCCGCAATTTTTCAGCAGCAGGCGGAATCTTGACCGCTAAAATTTTGTCCCCAGTTTTGGCTGAAGCCAGGAGATGGCTGACCGGACAAATACCGCAAATCCGGGCGGTAATCCCTGCCATTTCGGTAAAAGGACGACCTTCGCAGAATTTCTCGAAGCCCCGATACTCCACCACATGAAAGCGCGCATCCGAGACTTCCCCAGCATCGTCTAAAAAGATAGAAATTTTGGCGTGTCCTTCAATACGGGTGACGGGATCGATAACTACTGTTTTACTCATAAGTCGCTCTCGTATTTAATTAGTTGGTTGGGGGAATGAGTAAGGAGTAAGGAGTAAGGAGTAAGGAGTAAGGAGGGAATCTGACCACAAATAAGTTCGTTTTTTGGCGTTGCTGAATCAAGGTATGAACTAGTGCATGAAGTCAGAAGTCAGAAGTAGGGGCGAAAGAAAACCCAATCAACAATCAACAATCAACAATTCATACGTCAAATCAGCAATGCCCGTTTTTTCTCCTTTGCGCCTCTGCTCCTCTACCCAAACTTAATCATGTCCCGACCTTCCATTACAGGCATTTCGCCGCGCAAAAGAGGTTCTAGAGTAGCTCGAATGCGATCGGCTGGCGGCGGACATCCCGGCATATAAATTTCTACGGGAACCACCTGATGCACGGGCAAAACCTGCTCTAATAATTCCGGTACGATCCCTGGTGCGTGGGGGAGTTGGGGGGAGTGTTCTGCTAGTTCCAAATAGCCCCTCTTGAGTACGGGTTCGGCACCGCCCAACATATTTCGCATCCCCGGAACGTTAGCTGTAACCGCGCAATCTCCGAAGGAAATCAGAGTTTTGGTTCGTTGGCGAACTTTTAGCAGTAATTCCAAATTGTCTTCATTGGCAACCCCGCCTTCTACCAAACATACATCCACATTTTGGGGATACTCCTTAATATCCGAACCGACGGGACTATATACCACATCCACCTGCTGGGCAAGATCGATCAGCCATTCGTCCAAATCGAGAAAAGACATATGACAGCCCGAACACCCCGCCAACCAAACCGTAGCGAATCTTATCTTGTCCATTGGTGCTTCTCCCGTGCCGTGACTAAAAACTCCAACTTGGCGCGATGGCGTTCTTTTTCGCCAGTGGTGCTGCCTTGGTGGAAGAGCGCCCCAGTAGGACAGGCATCGACGCATTTACCGCAAGACGTACAGGCATCAACTTCGCCCCAAGGCTGATGCAAACCCGACACGATAAAACAATGTTCGCCGCGCTGAGCTACATCCCAAACGTGCGCCCCTTCAATTTCATCGCAGACTCTAACGCAGCGCGTACAGAGAATGCAGCGATTGTGGTCTATCCCAAAATGTTCGTGGGAGAGATCTACCTTCCGATCTGGAAAGCGATAGGGAAAGTGCGAGTGATCCATCCCCACTCGAACCGCCAGATCCTGAAGTTCGCAGTTGCCGTTCGCCACGCACACCGCACAGACGTGATTCCCTTCAGCAAAGAGCAACTCCACATTCATGCGCCGAAATTCTTGCAGTTTAGGTGTATTAGTTTGCACCACCATCCCTTCTGCAACTTCTGTAACGCAAGCAGGTTGAAGCTTATGACTGCCTTCAATTTCCACCAGACACATCCGACAGGCAGCAGGAGGAGAAACCCCTTCCAAAAAGCACAGCGTCGGAATATCAATACCCGCTTCTTTTGCCGCTTGCAGTAGGGTTGCTCCCTGTTTGATCGCGACACCTTTTCCGTCAATTTTTAGCGTTTTTACAGACATAATAGTTTAGTTCTCTAAATGATATATTCCCTGTCACTGTAAGGGCGCAAGGCTTTGCGCCCCTACTTAATCCTGCTGCAATAGTGCCAAATACTCATCTTTGAAATACCGTAAAGTACTCAATACAGGGTTTGGGGCTGATTGTCCTAAACCGCACAGACTCATTTCCTTGACCATCTGACACAGCGCTTCCATCTGTTCGATGTCTGCTAAGGTAGCCTGACGATTCACAATTTTGGTGAGCATCTCATGAAGTTGAACCGTTCCCGCCCTACAGGGAACGCACTTGCCGCAACTTTCTCCCCGACAAAAATCCATATAAAACTGGGCAATTTCAACCATGCTGGTAGAGTTATCCATAATAATCATGCCGCCCGAACCCATCATCGTGCCGAGCCGTTGCAACGATTCGTAATCCACTGGCGTATCGAAAAACTCTGCGGGGATGCAGCCTCCCGATGGTCCTCCAGTCTGTACTGCTTTGACTTGACCTTCAGACGCGCCGCCGCCCATTTCTGCAACGATTTGGTGCAGTGTCGTTCCCATCGGTACTTCAATCAATCCCGTATTTTTGACCTGACCCGTCAAGGCAAAAACTTTTGTGCCCTTACTTCCCTCAGTACCGATCTGACTGTACCAATCTGCTCCTCGACGAATAATGGGAGTAATATTGGCATAGGTTTCGACGTTATTAATCAGGGTGGGACAGCCCCAAAGTCCTGCCTCAGCCGGATAAGGAGGACGGGGACGGGGATTGCCTCGACCCCCTTCGATTGAATGAATCAACGCCGTTTCTTCACCGCAAACAAATGCCCCCGCACCAATCCGAATGTCTATTTTGAAGTCAAATCCCGACTCAAAAATTTGACTCCCCAGCAATCCGTATTTCTTCGCCTGCTGAATGGCTTTATTTAAATGTGCGATCGCGAGTGGATATTCAGCCCGAACGTAGATAAACCCACGATTGGCACTGATCGCGTAACCAGCGATCGCCATCCCTTCCAGCACCCGATGCGGATCGCTCTCCAACACGCTACGATCCATAAATGCTCCAGGATCGCCCTCATCGGCATTGCAGATGACATACTTTTGCTCTCCTGGCATCTTAGCCACCGTCGCCCATTTCAACCCCGTCGGATAGCCGCCACCACCCCGTCCCCGCAATCCACTTTTGGTAATTTCCTCAATGACTTGGGCGGGGGTCATTTCGTAAAGCGCCTGGTACAGTGGCTCATACCCGCCCACCGCGATATATTCTTCGATCCGTTCGGGATCGATCTGACCGCTATTTTCCAACACTATGGGCATTTGTCCCGCAAAAAACGGTTGATGGGGATCGCACGGTTGCGCTGTAGCAGTTTCGCCTTGCAATGAGGCGGCAATGGAAACTGCATCTGCTGTCGTGACTTCCTCGTACAGCATCCCGTCAGGATCGGTAGCCACTAAAGGACCGCGCCCGCAAAAACGCAGACAACCAACGCTGGCAACTTCTACCTCTTTCTTTAACCCTGCGGTGGCGATCGCCTCTTCTAAAGCTTGTTTTACTGCCTCCGAACCAGAAGATTGACAACCTGCTGCGGTACAGCACCGAATGCGTTTTGATTTACGGCGATCGCGCTCCTGTTGGGCGATATGGTATAGCTCGGCAATATCCATTGAAATCTCCTCAATATACCCAAATAATTAAATTTAATTGGTATTATATGGCTGCAAACTGGCTTGAATTGGCTGTTAGCACCTGCAATTTAACTAATGATTCCTCTGGCGTGAGTTTACCTCCTACCTCTCCATCAAAGACTGCCGCAGGAGCCAGCCCGCAAGCGCCCAAACACCGCGCTGACAGGAGAGAAATTTGACCGTCAGACGTAGTTTCGCCCACCTTAATCCCTAATTCAGCCTCCAGCCGATTCAGAATTTGGTTAGCACCTTTGACATAACAAGCTGTTCCCAAACAAACCACGCAGTTATGAACGCCGCTAGGGTTCAGGGAAAACAGATGATAAAAGGAGGCTACGCCGTAAACCCGACTTAACGGCAACTTCAACTGACGGGCAATGTAGAGCAGTATTTCTTCTTCTAAATAGCCGAAGGATTCCTGGGCTTTGTGCAATACTTCAATTAAGGCATCCGGCTGGTAATGGTTGCGCTTGAGGGCGATATCCAGGGTTTTGTAGCGGCGATCGCAACTAATTAAGTCTTTAGCAACCTCCTTGGTTATGGGCGATACAATTGCTGGATGGTCTGGAAGGGCTTCCGTATTGATAGGGGACATAGATTACAACTTCCTGCAATGGAAAGCGGGCAGAACATCTTGACCAAAATAGTAATTTCGGCATTGCTGATTTGAAGTATGAATTGTTGATTGTTGATTGTTGATTGTTGATTGGGTTTTCTTTTGCCCCGATCTCTCACTATTCGGAATTGGGGTGTCAACCTAGTTCATACCTTGATTCAGCAACGCCGTAATTTTAAATGCTACGATCTATGGAGAATAACCTCAAAAAATGCTTCAAGAAAACTTTAAACTGATTACGCAAAAGTCCAAATCTAACTTAGTTAAAAAATCTCAATTTTGCTGAAAATTATTTTTTTCTATGGCTGTGTTTGTTACTCCAAGTGCTTTTTCGAGCTTTTTCGAGAAAGTAAATAATCGTAACTCCAACGAATTTAACAACTCTTCTGTTGTTTTAGTTCTCTCCTCTATTTATGTCTCTATTTTAGATCGCAATTAATTGTCAAGCCATAAAATAAAGGTTTTAAAAATTTAGTTTGTGGCGATCGCTACGGCTGCACCGTGCGGGTTTGTAGGGGCGGGTTTAGCAGATCGATTTTAATTTTACAGATTGATATCAAACAAAACCCGCCCTCTTCAGATTCATACGGTGTAACAGTAGAGACGTGATATATCACGTCTCTACCGATCCAAAACTTCTCGCCAACACAGTTTAATTACGCCGCTCTACTTAGATCGTGGTAGCCTAATAATTAAGGATCGTATCTTTAAGGTTGAAATGAGTTGGGAAGGTAATTTAAAGCTAGAATTTGCTTGTCGAGATGGAAGTACGCAGCTAGTTTTAGATTACTCTCAAGCACCGTTGAAGGTGCAAAGACCGTTTTATCCAGAAGGAAATGAGGTTTGTCACAGTACGATTTTGCATACAGCCGGTGGGGTTGTGGGAGGCGATCGCCTCAACTTAAATCTCCATCTTTCTCCCCAAAGTCAAGCTTTAGTGAGTACTGCCGCAGCCAATAAAATCTATGGCAGTAACGGGCAAATAGCGCTTCAAAATATCAAAATTCAGCTAGATTCTGAAGCTTGTTTGGAATGGCTGCCGCAAGAAACAATTGTATTTGATGGTGCAATTTATCGACAGAATTTAACTGTAGAATTAGCCCCGCAAGCGAGTTGGTTGGGATGGGAAATTACTAGATTTGGGAGAACTGCGCGGGGAGAAAAGTTTGTTTCGGGAGATTGGCGATCGCATACTGAAGTTTGGCAAGCTGGACAACCTTTGTGGATTGACCGACAATGGTTACCTGGAGACGTATCTGCGCTCGAAAGTCCTCACGGTTTGGCTGGATGCGCGATCGCTGGTAGTATGGCATGGATTGGCAGTGCTGTGACTCCAGAAATGGTAGCTGAAGCCAGGAAGTTATGGGTGTCTTCCCCATACGGCTCTCAAGCAGGCGTAACTCGACTAGAGCGCGGGATGTTGTGTCGCTATCTGGGGAATGACATCGCTGAAGTTCGTAACTGGTTCATTAGCGTCTGGCAGCTTCTCAGACCGTTTTATTTAGCTAGAAATATCTGTTTACCGAGAGTTTGGCAACTTTAAGTATGCAACTAACACCTCAAGAAAAAGATAAACTCCTAATTTTCACTGCTGGTCTAGTCGCAGAAAGACGCAAAAATAGAGGCTTAAAGCTGAATTATCCAGAAGCTGTTGCCTACATTTCGGCAGCGATTCTAGAGGGTGCTAGAGATGGTAGCACGGTGGCAGAATTGATGACTTACGGTACAACTTTACTGACTAAAGATGATGTGATGGAAGGGATCGCGGAAATGTTGCTAGAAGTGCAAGTAGAAGCTACTTTCCCCGATGGAACTAAGTTAGTTACAGTGCATCATCCTATTCGTTAAGTACCTGTGCCAAATTAATTTAACATTTTGGTAAGTAACGAGTAACGAGTAACGAGTAACGAGTAACGAGTAACGAGTAACGAGTAACGAGTAGCGACTGAAGTACATAGCCCACCTCATGTAAATATACAAATAATTTTGCCTACCTACTTAAGCGATCGCTCTTTTCTCACCCCGTCAGCCTATCCAATTGACCTATTCAGTGCTGAAAACGATTCCCGACTCCCGACTCCCTAAACACCAGTGCAGGTCGGACTTATGCAAGAGGTCTAGTCTAGTATTCAGACATGAGCATCATATTTTTCTCAGAGTGACAGAAGAGGCTTAGGGAGATTCGGAATAGATGACAGAACTAAGGGTTAACTTAACTAACTGCGACCAAGAACCAATTCACATTCCAGGGCTAATTCAGCCTCACGGTGTTTTGTTGGTTCTCAAAGAGCTAAAACTCGAAATTATCCAAGTTAGCCATAACACTTCTGAGTTGCTCGGTCATCAGCCTCAAGAATTACTGGGTAAACCCTTGTCAGATCTGCTCGATGCCAAGCAAATTGCGGCTATCTGGCAATGCCTGTCAGTAGAATTTGAGAGTATCAATCCCTTAAATATATCCATCAAAGGTCAAACCAAACCCCTGCGTTTTGATGGCATCGTTTATCGCTGGGATAGCGCGATCGTTCTGGAACTGGAGCCGAAAAAGGCGCGACAGAAAACAGACTTCTTTGATTTTTACCAGCGCGTCAGAGGAACAATTACCAAGATCCAAAAAGCACCTACATTGCTAGAAATGTGCCAGATTGTGGTCAAAGAAGTGCGAAGAATCACTGAGTTTGAGCGCGTTATGGTCTATCGGTTTGACACCGAAGGTGCTGGTAGCATCATTGCCGAAGATAAGCCAGATGGGGCGACTCCCTATCTAGACTTACACTATCCCGCTAGCGACATTCCCCAACAAGCCAGACAGCTATACACCCTCAACTGGCTGCGGTTAATCCCAGATGTCAATTATCAACCCGTAGAGTTAATTCCAGCGAACAATCCCGCAACCGATCGCCCGCTAGATATGAGTTTGTCGGTGTTAAGGAGCGCGTCTCCGATTCATATTGAGTATCTTCAAAATATGGGCGTGACCGCTTCTATGTCCATCTCACTGATTCAAGATCGGAAATTATGGGGACTGATTGCCTGCCATCACTCGTCACCCAAGTATGTTCCCTATGGGGTGCGAACGGCTTGTGAGTTCATTGGACAGGTGATGTCGCTAGAACTGGCAACTAAGGAAGCCAACGAAGACTTGGATTACAAAGTGCGTTTGCAGTCGCTGCTAACCAAGTTTGTCGAATCCCTGTCCCAATTTGAATCCTTCCTAGATGGGATCGTGCAACTGGAATCAAACTTGCTGGATCTGGTGAGTGCGTCAGGAGCAGTGGTTTGTCTGGGCGAAGGCAAAGCCAAACGTTGCATTCACATCGGTGAAACGCCTCCAGAAGCGGCTCTGCCTGCTTTGCTAGACTGGCTCAAACATGAGATACAACTAAATAATCTGTTTCACACGCGATCGCTGTCTCAGGTTTATCCACCAGCAGAGGAATTTAAGGGAATCGCTAGTGGGTTGTTAGCCCTGGCAATTTCTCAAGTTCACCAAAATTACATTCTCTGGTTTCGTCCTGAAGTGATGCAAACGATTAAATGGGGTGGAAATCCCAATAAAGCGGTAGAAGCTCTAGAGGATGGCAGTTTGCAGCTACATCCTCGGAAATCATTTACCTTGTGGCAGGAAACGGTCAATGGCTATGCGCTGCCCTGGAAAACTTGTGAAATCGAAGCCGTTGCCGAACTGCGGAGTTTGCTCGTTGGCGTTATTCTCAGACAGGCAGACGAACTAGCAGCCGTTAATATAGAGTTGAAACGTAGTAACGACGAACTAGATTCCTTTGCCTACATCGCCTCCCACGATCTTAAGGAACCTCTGCGGGGAATTCATAACTATGCCAATTTCTTGATGGAAGATTACGCCGAAGTGTTAGATGAAGACGGGATTAGAAAGCTGCAAACCTTGGTGCGGCTAACCCAGCGCCTGGAAAACCTAATTAACTCCCTGTTGCACTTCTCCCGCCTAGGACGCACCGAACTCTCTTGGCAAACAGTAAATTTGAATGCTTTAGTCCAACAGGCGATCGCTACTTTGAAGATGAGCCAACAACATAGTTCCGTCCAGTTTCGTCTGCCTCGCCCTTTACCCACAATCAAGGGCGATCGCACTCAACTCAATGAATTATTCACCAACCTACTGAGCAACGCCAGCAAGTATAACAACAGCCCCGAAAAATGGGTAGAAATAGGTTTTATAGATAATAGCGCCAGAAAAGCGCCCGCCACTCCCTATTCCCAACTTCCTACTCCCTATACTTTCTACGTTCGCGACAACGGCATCAGCATTCCCCAAGAACACCTAGACAAGATTTTTCAGATTTTCCGTCGCTTGCACGGACGGGACGAGTATGGCGGTGGCACTGGGGTAGGTTTAACCATTGCGCGCAAGATAGTAGAACGACATGGCGGCGAGATATGGGTAGAATCTATGGCTAATCAAGGCAGCACATTTTACTTCACTCTACCCAGGGAGGCAATGGATGACTAGTACTTTAGCACCTCTACTCAGGCAAACTCCACCCTTATTGATTGTGGAAGATAGCGATGAAGATTTTGAAGCCTTAATGCGATTTCTGCGACGCTCTCCCCTGGTTATCCCCGTCGAACGCTGCATGAATGGCGAGCAAGCATTAGCTTTTCTTCACCATACCGACCAGTACGCTAATTGCGATCACTTCCCCCGTCCCGGCATGATTCTACTAGACCTAAACTTGCCTGGAATCGATGGGCGAGAAGTGTTGCGTCGGCTCAAACTCGACCATAACTTAAAAACTATTCCTGTGGTCATCTTTACCACGTCAAATCACCCCAATGATATTGAAACCTGTTACCAGCAAGGAGCTAATAGCTATATCATTAAACCAATTGATATTAACCAACTAAAACGAAATGTTCAGACGCTGGTGGATTATTGGTTTGAAGTGACTAGGCTCCCTGATGGCTCCGCAGACTAATTATGAGTCAGATTCAGCGTACTGTTTTAATCATTGATGATTCTCCCGAAGATCGCCAGCTATATCGGCGGTATCTCTTGCAGGATAGGGATTACCACTACACCATTTGGGAAGCACAATTGGGTCAAGAAGGATTAGAGTTATGGCAGCGTTACCAACCAGATGTAGTTTTGCTGGATTACCGCTTGCCAGATTTAGATGGACTGGAGTTGCTGGCTCAAATACCGATCCAGATGCCGCATCCCTGCTTACCCGTAATTATGATTACAGGGCAGGGAAATGAAGCGATCGCCGTCCAAGCAATGAAAGCTGGTGCCCAAGACTATTTGCTCAAAGAGCAGATAACCCCAGATAGTTTGCATCTAGCACTGAATAGGACGATTGAAACCGTGCGGTTACGCACCCAACTGCAACAGCGCCTCGAACGAGAGCGGCTAGTGGCGCAGATTACTCAGCAAATTTATCAATCGCTGGAACTAGATGAAATTCTCCAGACAACTGTGACAGAGGTGCGGCAGTTTCTCAAAACCGATCGGGTGCTAATTTTTCGCTTACAGTCAGAGGGCTGGGGTCAGGTAACTAAAGAATCTGTCAGAACTGACTGTATACCCCTGCTGTCCACCAGCCTCCATGACCCCTGTTTGAACGAACACTACATCGAATCCTTCCGTCAAGGATTAATCACCGTCAAACCCGATATTTACGATAGCAGCATCGATCCCTGTCATGTGGAACTCCTAGCTCAGTTGCAGGTACGAGCCAATCTAGTCGTGCCGATTCTCCAAGACAAGCAATTATGGGGGATGCTGATTGTCCATCATTGTACAGCCCCTCGCCAGTGGCAATCTTTAGAAATTGATTTGCTCAAAGAATTAGCCACTCATGTGGGCATTGCCTTGCAACAGGCAGAACTTTATCAGCAAGCCCAGAGCGAACTGGTTGAGCGCAGACGGGCAGAACTGGCATTGCGGGAAAATCAGGTTCAGCTTCAGCAGCAACTGGCGGAAATTGAAGCTATTTACCAGTCTGCCCCCATTGGCTTGAATGTCTTGGATACTGACCTTCGCTTTGTGCGGATCAATCAACGACTGGCGGAAATCAATGGGTTATCGGTTGCAGACCATATTGGGCGCACTGTGCGGGAATTACTTCCCGAGCTAGCAGATACTGCCGAACCGTTTCTCCGTGCCATCCTGGAAACTGGGGAACCCCAGTTGAATGTGGAAATTCAAGGTGAAACTCCGGCGCAACCTGGAGTACAACGCACTTGGCTAGAACACTTTTTGCCCTTGAAAAATGGCGATCGCACCATCGGCATCAGCACGGTTTGTGAAGAGATTACCGATCGCAAACTTGCCGAAGAGGCTCTGCGGGAAAGCCAGGAGCGCTATCAGTGTTTGGCAGAATTGATCCCGCAATTAGTCTGGACAGCCAGTGCAGAAGGAATGCTACTTGATGTCAATCAACGCTGGTCAGATTATACAGGTTTAACCCTTGCACAAGCACAAATCTGTGGCTGGGAAGCAGTGATTCATCCTGACGATCTACCTGTTCTGAGCCAACAATGGGCAGTGACTGTAGAAACTGGCACCCCCTATCAAGCCGAAGGTCGAATGCGACGAGCCGATGGAGTGTATCGCTGGCATTTACATCAAGCAATACCTCAAAGGAACGAACGCAATCAAATTATTTGGTTTGGTACGGCAACAGACATAGAAGCTCAAAAACAACTAGAAATTGAGCGCGATCATCTGCTAGAACGGGAAAAAGCCGCACGGACTGAAGCTGAAAGAGCCAGCCGCCTCAAAGACGAGTTTTTAGCCATCTTGTCCCACGAGTTGCGATCGCCTCTCAACCCCATCTTAGGTTGGACTAAACTCCTGCAAACCCGCAAGTTTGATGCAGCCAAAACTGCTGAAGCTCTCTCTACAATTGAACGCAACGCCAAATTACAAACTCAACTAATTGATGACCTACTCGATGTGGCTCGGATTTTACGCGGCAAGCTAACTCTGAATGCAGCACCCATGAATTTAGTATTTATGATTGAGTCAGCTATTGAAACGGTTCAAACTGCGGCGGTAGCTAAATCAATTTCGCTCCACCCAGTGTTGCCTAATATTGGGCAGGTTTCGGGTGATTCTGTGCGTTTACAGCAAATAGTTTGGAATCTGCTCTCTAATGCCATTAAGTTCACCCCCAACGGTGGACAAGTAATGATAGAGCTAGAGCAAATAAACGATATGGCTCAAATTAAAGTGACAGACACTGGCAAAGGCATTAGTTCGGACTTCCTACCCCACATTTTTGAGTCTTTCCGTCAAGAGGATGCTTCCATTACCCGTCAGCATGGCGGTTTGGGGCTAGGGCTGGCGATCGTTTATAATCTAGTCGAAGCGCACGGGGGCACAATCTCGGCTGCCAGTCCAGGTCTGGGACAAGGAGCCACATTCACTGTCAGGCTACCTCTACTTAAGGTTGAACCCCAAAGCGATCGCCCTCATGACTCACTCAACGGCGAACTTGACTTAACAGGCATCCGAGTTGTGCTGGTTGATGATGACCCCGATACCCGCGAGTTGCTCGCCTTCATACTCAAAGAGTATGGAGCAGAGGCAATGGTAGTAGCATCGGCGGGTGAAGTTTTGACACTCCTGGAATCCTTCAAACCTGATATCTTGGTTACTGATATTGGGATGCCAGATATGGACGGTTATACGTTACTGAGGCAAGTACGTTCTCTACCACCCGAACGAGGAGGACAAGTTCCCGCGATCGCCACCACTGCCTATGCCAGAATGGAAGATCGGCAACAAGCACTGACAGCAGGTTTCCAAAAGCATATTGCCAAACCAATCGATCCGAGTAAGTTGGTTGCAGCGATCTCTGATTTGCTGAGCCAGAGGTAATACCAAATTCCTAAATGTCTGCTATAGATGGTTGACACTCCAGACGCTACAAATTTTTGGTAGGGGACGGTCGCTGAAGGTCTGCCGTGCGACGACAGACCCGCGACCTCCGCAACGCGTTGCGCCCCTACAGAGGATTAAAATGTAGAATAGCTGACTCATTTTTAATTACTTTAGATTAAGAGTAGTTTTGATTTGGAAACAATTTTGGAAAATTACTTGTCGCTTTTGCTAAGAAATTGGTATACATAACAGTGGAGATGCATTTGGTATTTAAAGCTGCTGTTTGCGCCAAGCACTCCTAAACTTTCAATGTATAATTGCTCACTCAGCCTTGGTTACAGGTTTAATTTTATTTATAGCTCGCTCCTAGCAGCTTCTTTATGTTTACTTCCAGCAATTTCTGTCTTTGCCGAACCAGAAAAGGCTCTGTCTCCCAAAAAAGTTCCGACTCAAGAACTACCCAAAGTCACTCAGCCTGTCGAAAAACAAGATTTAGGCTGGTTAGAGCGAGTAGTTGATTTGCTATCT encodes the following:
- a CDS encoding response regulator: MSQIQRTVLIIDDSPEDRQLYRRYLLQDRDYHYTIWEAQLGQEGLELWQRYQPDVVLLDYRLPDLDGLELLAQIPIQMPHPCLPVIMITGQGNEAIAVQAMKAGAQDYLLKEQITPDSLHLALNRTIETVRLRTQLQQRLERERLVAQITQQIYQSLELDEILQTTVTEVRQFLKTDRVLIFRLQSEGWGQVTKESVRTDCIPLLSTSLHDPCLNEHYIESFRQGLITVKPDIYDSSIDPCHVELLAQLQVRANLVVPILQDKQLWGMLIVHHCTAPRQWQSLEIDLLKELATHVGIALQQAELYQQAQSELVERRRAELALRENQVQLQQQLAEIEAIYQSAPIGLNVLDTDLRFVRINQRLAEINGLSVADHIGRTVRELLPELADTAEPFLRAILETGEPQLNVEIQGETPAQPGVQRTWLEHFLPLKNGDRTIGISTVCEEITDRKLAEEALRESQERYQCLAELIPQLVWTASAEGMLLDVNQRWSDYTGLTLAQAQICGWEAVIHPDDLPVLSQQWAVTVETGTPYQAEGRMRRADGVYRWHLHQAIPQRNERNQIIWFGTATDIEAQKQLEIERDHLLEREKAARTEAERASRLKDEFLAILSHELRSPLNPILGWTKLLQTRKFDAAKTAEALSTIERNAKLQTQLIDDLLDVARILRGKLTLNAAPMNLVFMIESAIETVQTAAVAKSISLHPVLPNIGQVSGDSVRLQQIVWNLLSNAIKFTPNGGQVMIELEQINDMAQIKVTDTGKGISSDFLPHIFESFRQEDASITRQHGGLGLGLAIVYNLVEAHGGTISAASPGLGQGATFTVRLPLLKVEPQSDRPHDSLNGELDLTGIRVVLVDDDPDTRELLAFILKEYGAEAMVVASAGEVLTLLESFKPDILVTDIGMPDMDGYTLLRQVRSLPPERGGQVPAIATTAYARMEDRQQALTAGFQKHIAKPIDPSKLVAAISDLLSQR